In Helicoverpa zea isolate HzStark_Cry1AcR chromosome 3, ilHelZeax1.1, whole genome shotgun sequence, the following proteins share a genomic window:
- the LOC124645839 gene encoding DNA primase large subunit, with the protein MDLNIRRKSTKLQLTSSLVETYPHDLQMYKIPPTENITLQEFETLSLERVTLLRTLATATTLKGLRAYSDEWTEYVIGELRTQGLKYYAKLCEKSSCATTEADLQARRKDHIAHFILRLAYCRTEELRRWFIARELELFKMRFATMRGEAVDTFFKINNLCYTNISDEEKSEIMHCLRECTPHANIDNMKFYKVKFYEVLDLVKMRKVYLSGGYAYIAHKDFISVLSAQYRTQLKQSLAVACHHLGEIEQDERLVSLLKGLHQSYSGNDYSSSKAVIPIESLDSLSVKSFPLCMRQLHEQLRLAHHLKHGGRLQYGLFLKGIGVTLEDSLRFWREEFTKIMELDKFEKQYAYNVRYNYGQEGSKRDYSPFSCLKIINTTVGPGDCHGCPYKHCDVGILKNRLQGYGLDPQGINEIIDMTKKGHFQIACSRYFDAVHHSDLGLGINHPNQFFEESQKIAKGDVKVEIKKEPKSIASVKKESVDEFEDMDFEEVM; encoded by the exons ATGGATTTGAATATCAGAAGGAAATCTACTAAACTGCAATTGACCAGTAGTCTTGTTGAAACCTATCCTCATGATCTTCAAATGTACAAGATTCCTCCTACTGAAAACATAACTCTTCAAGAATTCGAAACTTTATCTTTGGAAAGAGTAACTTTGTTGAGGACTTTAGCAACAGCAACAACTCTTAAAGGACTTCGAGCATATTCAGATGAATGGACGGAATATGTCATAGGTGAGCTTAGAACTCAAGGTTTGAAGTATTATGCAAAGCTATGTGAAAAATCGTCTTGTGCAACTACTGAAGCTGATTTGCAAGCGAGACGAAAGGACCACATTGCACACTTCATACTTCGACTAGCGTACTGCAGAACAGAGGAATTGCGTCGATGGTTCATTGCAAGAGAACTGGAGTTATTTAAAATGAGGTTTGCCACCATGAGAGGAGAAGCTGTGGATACattcttcaaaataaacaatttatgcTATACTAACATCAGTGATGAAGAAAAGAGTGAAATTATGCATTGTCTAAGAGAGTGTACCCCTCATGCAAATATTGATAACATGAAATTCTACAAAGTGAAGTTCTATGAAGTATTGGATCTGGTGAAAATGCGAAAAGTCTACCTCAGCGGCGGGTACGCGTACATTGCACACAAAGACTTCATATCTGTTCTCTCTGCACAGTATAGAACACAACTGAAACAGAGTCTAGCGGTTGCTTGCCACCATCTTGGTGAGATAGAACAGGATGAGCGATTAGTATCATTACTGAAAGGTTTACATCAATCATATTCTGGCAACGACTACAGTTCTTCTAAAGCTGTCATACCTATTGAGAGTTTAGACTCCTTATCGGTGAAGTCCTTCCCTCTGTGTATGCGGCAGCTGCATGAGCAGTTGAGACTGGCCCACCATCTCAAGCATGGAGGCAGATTACAGTATGGCTTATTCCTGAAAGGTATTGGTGTGACATTGGAAGACTCCTTAAGATTTTGGAGGGAAGAGTTCACAAAGATAATGGAGCTTGATaaatttgaaaaacaatatgCTTATAATGTCAGATATAACTATGGACAGGAAGGTAGTAAGAGGGATTATTCTCCGTTCAGTTGTTTAAAGATCATTAATACTACTGTTGGTCCAGGAGACTGCCATGGATGTCCTTACAAACATTGTGACGTTGGCATTCTGAAGAACAGACTTCAGGGTTATGGTCTCGACCCACAGG gTATCAATGAAATAATAGACATGACAAAAAAGGGACACTTCCAAATAGCCTGCAGCAGATACTTTGATGCTGTGCATCATTCTGACCTTGGACTAGGCATCAACCATCCTAACCAATTCTTTGAAGAGTCTCAGAAGATAGCCAAAGGAGATGTAAAAgtagaaattaagaaagaacCCAAATCAATAGCTTCAGTGAAAAAAGAATCAGTTGATGAGTTTGAAGATATGGACTTCGAAGAGGTCATGTAA